In the genome of Candidatus Hydrogenedens sp., the window TTTAATTTATTTTCTAAAGATACAGAAGTTAATATCGTTTATACAAATGATATTCATGACCATATCCGCCCCGGATATATGGGGGTTGGAGGAATTCCCTATATTGCAGGTTTTGTGAATAAAGTAAGAGCGGAAAACCCGAATGTATTATTACTTGATGCAGGTGATTTGACGGATAAAGGGGATATGGTAGCAGATTTAACCGATGGAGAAATGATGTATAAAGTTGTAGAGCAAATGAAATATGATGTAATGGTTATTGGAAATCATGATTATGATAAAGGAATTAAACGACTTTGTGAGTTGAGGAAATTAGCTCCTTCGGTAGAGTTTGTAGGAACAAATTATAAAGAGGGTTTAGAAAATTGTTATAAACCATGGGTTATTAAAAAAATAGGAAACCTATCTATAGGTTTTGTAGGTGTTGTAAAATTAGGAGGTGAAGAACTGAGAGTAGCCAGAGAGGCTATCCCCGAACTAAAAAAAGCAATTGAAGAACTAAAAGAACAGGATTGCCATTTTATTATTGCCTTATGTCATCTCGGAAGCAACGCCTGTATAGAGTTATCTAAAAAAATTCCCGAAATATCGGTATTTATTTCAGGACATACACACGAATTGTTAAAAGAAGCAAGACTGTGTTCGGATACTAATGCAATTATCGTTCAAGCGGGTTCGTATGCTATGTATGCAGGACAATTAAAATTGATGGTTGACGATGAAAAACAAAAGGTTAATAGTTATACAAATCAAGTTGTAGAACTAAAACATGATATTATAGAACCTGATAAAGAAATTTTAAATTGGGTATTTGCAGAAGAGAAGAGAATTTGTCCTGTTGCTTCCGAATATTTGATAGATAATAAAAAATCGATTAATACAAGTCAGATTGCAATACTGGCAGCTAATGCAATAAAAGAAAGAAGTAATGCGGACATTGTCTTTTGCCATCCCCGATTACTTATCCGTAGCACATTTCCACCCACAAAATTAGATTACAACGCTGTCTATTTAACCGCAGGACACCGCGCTAAAGAATTGGTTAAGGTAACATTAACAGGAAAACAAATAGAGCAATATCTAATAGATTTACTTAAATATGGTTGGAGTAGAACCGAATGGACAGGAATAAATGCAGAATATGAACGCTCCTTTCCACCCGATAAGGTTGCTGTTAAAACAGATTTACTTGCAGATAAAAAATATAAAGTAGTGCTCGCAAAAATAGAATTTGAAAATCGCTTATTACGCTCTTTAGAAAAAAATGGGGGAAATAATATAGATGAGATAAAACAAGGACTAAAAAAATGTGATTTTACTTATTTCGATGCAGTATCAAAATATATTGAAAAGATTAGAGAAGGTGGAATTACCTTAGATGAATATATGGAAAAGATGAAGATAAACGGAGGGAATAATAAAGAGGAAAAAGAATACGACACAGAACAATGATTTTTATTTCAAATACACTCCAAAGTAAATCTTTGATAGAATAGATATATACTATTGGAGTATTTTCAGGTGAATATACAGGATATTACAAAGACATTAGGTATAGAAATCATTGTTAAAGGGGAAAAGATAGAAATAGAAAAGGTATTTGCAGGGGACCGAATTAGCGATTTAATCCATTCTGCTGATGAAAAGACATTAATAGTTACTCATTTAAATCACATCTCTCTGGTTCAATTATTTAACATATTTGAGGTGCCTGCTATATGTCTTATTACAGATACAGACCCCATCTTTGAATTAATAGAAAGTGCTAAAGAAAATAAAGCCTTTCTTTTGGTTTCTTCCTTGGAGATGTATGAAACCTGTGGGGTTATTTATACGATATTTCAAAAGGGAAATACCCAGCAATGATTACAGGGTCTTATCCAGTGAAAAGAGGCGATTATTTAAGTGGAGGACAGGTTTCTTCAAAAATTAAAGAGATATTATGTAAGTTAGGAATAGCCTCAGAAATAATCAGAAAGATTATGATTGCTGTTTATGAGGCAGAGATGAATGTAATTAT includes:
- a CDS encoding metallophosphatase; protein product: MLTNNIKNYYLRVLLSAILLFFVSFNLFSKDTEVNIVYTNDIHDHIRPGYMGVGGIPYIAGFVNKVRAENPNVLLLDAGDLTDKGDMVADLTDGEMMYKVVEQMKYDVMVIGNHDYDKGIKRLCELRKLAPSVEFVGTNYKEGLENCYKPWVIKKIGNLSIGFVGVVKLGGEELRVAREAIPELKKAIEELKEQDCHFIIALCHLGSNACIELSKKIPEISVFISGHTHELLKEARLCSDTNAIIVQAGSYAMYAGQLKLMVDDEKQKVNSYTNQVVELKHDIIEPDKEILNWVFAEEKRICPVASEYLIDNKKSINTSQIAILAANAIKERSNADIVFCHPRLLIRSTFPPTKLDYNAVYLTAGHRAKELVKVTLTGKQIEQYLIDLLKYGWSRTEWTGINAEYERSFPPDKVAVKTDLLADKKYKVVLAKIEFENRLLRSLEKNGGNNIDEIKQGLKKCDFTYFDAVSKYIEKIREGGITLDEYMEKMKINGGNNKEEKEYDTEQ